The genomic DNA CCGGCGAGTTTCTCGTCGGCGCGATCGCGGACGCCGCGCGCGTCGCCGCCGAAATTGCCCGGCGTGAACCGGCGGAGATCGTCTGCCCCGCGCCTCTTCGCGAAGACGCCGGCCTTGCCGCCCTGCTTGCCCAGGCCGACGCCGCGATGGTGACGTGGACCGACGGCGACGCGTTTGATCCCGGTCGCGCGCGTGCAAAGCTCGCCGAGCAATTCCCGGAGGCCGGCATCGACCGCATGGACGACGCGCGCCTCGGCCCGGCGCTCGCGAGCGCCGGCGGCGTCCTTGCGTACCTGCTCGAGACGCAATTGCGCGATCTGCCGCACGTCAACCGCCTGAGCGTTTTTTCCGGCGACGAGTTCATGATCGTCGACGAAACGGCCAAGCGGAATCTCGAGCTTGTCGCTAGCCTGCGCGAGGGCGGCCGGCGCGGAAGCCTGCTTGGCGTCATCGACGACACGGTGACGCCGATGGGCGCGCGGCTCATTCGCCAATGGCTGCTCTACCCCTTGCTCGACGTGGAGAAGATCGTCGCGCGGCATGATGCGGTCGAGGAACTGTCGGCACGCGTCGTCGAGCGCGACGAGCTGCTTGGGCTACTTCGCGGCGTGCACGATCTGGAACGCCTTTGCGGGCGCATTTCGCTTGCCGCCTGCAACGCGCGCGACCTCGTGCTGCTGCGCGAAAGCCTCGGCATCCTGCCGCGCCTGGGCTCTCTTTTAGCCACGTTCTCGTGCGCGCTCGTCAAGACCCTTGCCGACGATTACGACGACCTTGCCGACGTGCGCGGGCTGCTCGAAAGGGCGATCGAGGACGAGCCGCCGTTTTCGATCCGTGAAGGCGGCATGATCCGCACCGGCCACGACGCCGAGCTCGACGACCTGCGCAAGATCGCGCGCGAGGGCAAGGGGTATCTGGCCGACCTCGAGGCGCGCGAACGCGAGCGAACGGGCATCAACAAGCTGCGCGTTAGCTACAACCGCGTGTTCGGCTACTACATCGAAATCAGCCACGCGCACCGCGCGTCCGTGCCGGACGATTACATCCGTAAGCAGACGCTCGTGAACGCGGAGCGCTACATCACGCCGGAGCTGAAGGAATACGAGGAGAAGGTCCTCACGGCGCAAGAGCGCATCGTCGAGCGCGAGTTCGAGCTGTTTTCCCGCGTGCGTGACGAGGTCGATCGCGAGATCGCGCGCATCCAGGCCGCGGCGCATCTGCTCGCGACGCTCGACGTGCTCATCTCGTTTTCGCGCGTCGCGGAAACGCACGGCTACTGCCGCCCCCAGGTTGACGGCGGCGACGCGATCGTCATCAGCGACGGCCGGCACCCTGTGGTCGAACGCCTCACGGCGGGCGAGCGGTTTGTCGCCAACGACACGCGGCTCGATGCCGGGCAGCGCCTGCTCATCATCACCGGCCCGAACATGGCGGGCAAATCGACCTACATCCGACAGGTCGCCCTCATCGTGCTGCTCGCGCAGGTCGGCTGCTTCGTGCCGGCGCGAGAGGCGAAAATCGGCGTGGTCGATCGCATCTTCACGCGCGTGGGCGCGTCGGACAATCTCGCGCGCGGGCAATCGACATTCATGGTGGAGATGAGCGAAACGGCGGACATCCTTCGCAACGCGACCGACCGCAGCCTCATCGTGCTCGACGAGATCGGCCGCGGCACGAGCACCTACGACGGCTTGTCGATCGCGTGGGCGGTGACCGAATATCTGCACGATACGCCCGGCAAGCGCGCGAAGACCCTCTTCGCAACGCACTACCACGAGTTGGTTGACCTCGCTCGCGAGCGCGACCGCGTAAAAAACTTCAACGTCTCCATCCTGGAACGCGACGAGAACCTCATCTTCCTGCACCGTATCGTGGCCGGTGGCGCGAGCCGCAGCTTCGGCGTGCAGGTCGCGCGCCTCGCGGGCCTGCCGGACGCCGTCGTGACGCGCGCAAACGAGATCCTGAAGAACCTGGAATCGATCGAGCTCGACGAGTTCGGCCACGCGAAACTCGCCGCGCCGCGCGAATCGGCCGAGGCGGCGCGCGGGCAACTGACGTTTTTTGCTCCCGCC from bacterium includes the following:
- the mutS gene encoding DNA mismatch repair protein MutS; protein product: MDSFTPAMRQWAEVKARYPEHIVMFRMGDFYEMFYEDAEIAARLLDLALTARDKNSKNPVPLAGIPYHALTGYLARLVRANVRVAICEQIEDPKTAKGVVKRAVTRVVTAGVALEPETLDERAPNYLMGLTRDGERFGFAFADLSTGEFLVGAIADAARVAAEIARREPAEIVCPAPLREDAGLAALLAQADAAMVTWTDGDAFDPGRARAKLAEQFPEAGIDRMDDARLGPALASAGGVLAYLLETQLRDLPHVNRLSVFSGDEFMIVDETAKRNLELVASLREGGRRGSLLGVIDDTVTPMGARLIRQWLLYPLLDVEKIVARHDAVEELSARVVERDELLGLLRGVHDLERLCGRISLAACNARDLVLLRESLGILPRLGSLLATFSCALVKTLADDYDDLADVRGLLERAIEDEPPFSIREGGMIRTGHDAELDDLRKIAREGKGYLADLEARERERTGINKLRVSYNRVFGYYIEISHAHRASVPDDYIRKQTLVNAERYITPELKEYEEKVLTAQERIVEREFELFSRVRDEVDREIARIQAAAHLLATLDVLISFSRVAETHGYCRPQVDGGDAIVISDGRHPVVERLTAGERFVANDTRLDAGQRLLIITGPNMAGKSTYIRQVALIVLLAQVGCFVPAREAKIGVVDRIFTRVGASDNLARGQSTFMVEMSETADILRNATDRSLIVLDEIGRGTSTYDGLSIAWAVTEYLHDTPGKRAKTLFATHYHELVDLARERDRVKNFNVSILERDENLIFLHRIVAGGASRSFGVQVARLAGLPDAVVTRANEILKNLESIELDEFGHAKLAAPRESAEAARGQLTFFAPAARPPAPSAVERELALLDPENMTPMQALAALAALKGMLKRS